The following coding sequences are from one Carcharodon carcharias isolate sCarCar2 chromosome 13, sCarCar2.pri, whole genome shotgun sequence window:
- the LOC121285931 gene encoding glutathione S-transferase theta-1-like: MALQLYVDLASQPCRSVYIFVEKNNIPFELKEVRLMIGEQHSEEFQKVNPLRKVPAIKDGDFALAESVAILKYLACKYQTPDHWYPADLQKRAQVDEYLAWQHTALRLQAGKIFLMKAIFPLVTGGPVPEDKMKEAQDELAQGLKRFQEKFLQDKPYIAGMEISLADLVAIAELMQPLGVGYDPLEGSATLTSWRDRVKMAIGKDLFDKAHEAILNTMESLKSLAESQPEILAAFKASIMKYLK, from the exons ATGGCTCTCCAGCTATATGTCGATCTCGCTTCCCAGCCCTGTCGCTCTGTTTACATCTTCGTTGAGAAGAACAACATTCCATTCGAGCTCAAAGAGGTGCGGCTTATGATCG GAGAGCAACATTCCGAGGAATTTCAGAAAGTGAACCCACTGAGAAAGGTGCCAGCGATAAAGGATGGGGACTTTGCCTTGGCAGAGAG TGTGGCGATTCTGAAATATCTGGCATGTAAATATCAGACCCCTGACCACTGGTACCCGGCCGACCTCCAGAAACGGGCTCAAGTGGATGAATATCTAGCCTggcagcacactgcactgagacTTCAAGCTGGGAAAATCTTCCTGATGAAG GCCATATTCCCACTCGTGACTGGAGGACCAGTCCCCGAAGACAAAATGAAAGAGGCTCAGGATGAACTGGCACAAGGACTTAAGCGTTTTCAGGAAAAATTCCTTCAGGATAAGCCCTACATTGCTGGGATGGAGATCTCTCTGGCGGATCTGGTTGCGATTGCTGAGTTGATGCAG CCCCTTGGTGTTGGATATGACCCACTGGAAGGTTCGGCAACACTCACCTCTTGGCGTGACCGAGTGAAGATGGCAATCGGCAAAGATTTATTCGACAAGGCTCATGAAGCAATCCTCAACACCATGGAGTCACTAAAATCACTGGCCGAGAGCCAGCCTGAGATATTAGCAGCTTTCAAAGCCAGCATcatgaaatatttaaaataa